GCTGTAGTAATGATGCGTTTTGATTCAGGTTCGATAGGCAATGACATGCAATCTGTGGTTGCCTATGGAACTGCAGTGCGTTTTATTGATGAGTTTTAAATAAGAGGAGCAAAAGATGCAAAATAACGTTGTTTGTCCAAATTGTGGTAATTATGTTGCTGCTGAGGCCACTACTTGTCCATATTGTGGTGTTGCATTAATGAACACTAACTATGGTTATTATGATAATAATCAGACACAATCAACAAATATGACTTCCAATAATTTTCCAAAGGAAACTATTCCAGATTCCACTCCAGATATAAGTCAAAATAGCACTACTCAAAATGATTACGTCTTAGAGCCGTTATCTTTAGCAGGGATGTTAACAGGCTTGCTTTCGCTAATTGTTCAATTTGGTGGACTCACAGGAGGGATTGCCATTGTTCTTTCCGCTTTAGCCTTGAATAAACGAGTTCAAAGAAAAAACAAGGCCTTAGCAATCGCGGGAATTTTATTAGGAATTATTAGTATCATTTGTTTTATTGTCGAATTAATGTATTTGAGACATACACTTGATTCAACAATGCATCTATTAAGTAGTCTGCGAGGGTTAATTCAACAATTGACCAATCATTAGACTTTGAGGTGGCAAAAGTGAATCGAATTTTACTGATTGAAGATAATGCTGATATTTTACAAGCGATGCAATTAGCATTATCTAAGTGGCAATATCAAAGTTTTGTCATCCAAGATTGGCAACAAGTAGGGATAGAATGTCAGCAAATAAATCCAGATTTAATTGTCATGGATATTACATTACCAATGTTTGATGGCTTTTATTGGACTAAGCAGATTCGCACTTTTTCACAAGTGCCGATTATTTTTGTTTCTGCAGCCCAAATGGATCCCAATGCAGTCCGGGCAATTGCTAGTGGAGCAGATGATTATTTAGTTAAACCCTTTTCGATGGATGTATTTATCTCTAAGATTCAAGCTATTTTGCGCCGAACACAACAATCTTTGCAAGAAGAGCTAACTTTTCAAAACTATCATCTTAATATGTTAACTAATGAATTACGCTACCAGCAAACAATTATTAAGTTATCCCCAACAGAAGGCTTAATTTTAAAATTATTTTTTTTGCAACCCAATCAAACTTTATCTAAAGAAGATTTACGGCAAAAAATTTGGCAAAGTGGAGAATTTATCGATGATGCAGTATTAAATGTGAATATTAGTCGTTTACGCCAAAAAATTGCACCGGTACATTTAAAAGAGCACTTGATTACGGAACGCGGTCGTGGTTATCGATTGGAGACGCAATGAGTTATTGGCAAATCGTTATTAAACAATGGCCTTTAGGTTTAGGTTATGTGCTTTTAGTCGGTTTTTTAGGTGGTATTTTTGGATTATATGATGTCTCTTGGAATATTTTAATTGATATTGTGCGTTATACTTGGTTTATTGTGGTAGCGGTAATTTTGCTGCGAGCATCTTATCAAAAACATCAAATTCAACAATTAAACCAATTACGCATTCAAAAATCTATGCCACGGCAAAATTTTAATAATCCGGTTTTACAAGCTTATAGTCAAACTTTGCATGAAGTTCAACAAGAATATCTGAACTCCCAACAGCATCTAGAGCAACAACAGTTAGAACAACAAAATTATTTGCTAACTTGGAGCCACGAAATGAAAACCCCATTGATGGCTTTAATGTCTTTGGCTGATAGTCAAACTTTAATTCCGAGTGCTCAAGTACAACAGCAAATCGTTCTAATTCAAAATAAAATCGATTTGTTGCTCAATTATGAGCGCTTAGCTGACTTCAATCATGATTTGAATTTTGAATGGGTTCAACTTCAAGCATTGGTAACACCTATTATTCAAAAATATGCCATCTTTTTTGCCAATAAACATCTACGTTTACAAAATTTTATTG
The nucleotide sequence above comes from Bombilactobacillus bombi. Encoded proteins:
- a CDS encoding zinc ribbon domain-containing protein — translated: MQNNVVCPNCGNYVAAEATTCPYCGVALMNTNYGYYDNNQTQSTNMTSNNFPKETIPDSTPDISQNSTTQNDYVLEPLSLAGMLTGLLSLIVQFGGLTGGIAIVLSALALNKRVQRKNKALAIAGILLGIISIICFIVELMYLRHTLDSTMHLLSSLRGLIQQLTNH
- a CDS encoding response regulator transcription factor, giving the protein MNRILLIEDNADILQAMQLALSKWQYQSFVIQDWQQVGIECQQINPDLIVMDITLPMFDGFYWTKQIRTFSQVPIIFVSAAQMDPNAVRAIASGADDYLVKPFSMDVFISKIQAILRRTQQSLQEELTFQNYHLNMLTNELRYQQTIIKLSPTEGLILKLFFLQPNQTLSKEDLRQKIWQSGEFIDDAVLNVNISRLRQKIAPVHLKEHLITERGRGYRLETQ
- a CDS encoding ATP-binding protein, producing MSYWQIVIKQWPLGLGYVLLVGFLGGIFGLYDVSWNILIDIVRYTWFIVVAVILLRASYQKHQIQQLNQLRIQKSMPRQNFNNPVLQAYSQTLHEVQQEYLNSQQHLEQQQLEQQNYLLTWSHEMKTPLMALMSLADSQTLIPSAQVQQQIVLIQNKIDLLLNYERLADFNHDLNFEWVQLQALVTPIIQKYAIFFANKHLRLQNFIGEIKLLTDAKWLTVVLEQIIFNAIKYSQPQQQITIKVLKNQLLIQDEGIGIASSDLPRVFEPGFTGHNGREQQIATGMGLYIAHQICQHLEIQLTIASQKGRGTTVKLTFPHNHVR